A stretch of the Fusobacterium varium genome encodes the following:
- a CDS encoding intermediate/imine deaminase produces the protein MKKIIHTEKAPAALGPYSQAIEVNGTLYVSGQIPFVPETMTLVSDCVKAQTKQSLENIKAILEAAGYTFKDVVRAGVFIKDMNDFAAVNEVYAEYLGDVKPARACVEVARLPKDVKVEIEVIAVK, from the coding sequence ATGAAAAAAATAATTCACACTGAAAAAGCACCTGCTGCTTTAGGACCATATTCACAAGCTATAGAAGTTAATGGAACTCTTTATGTTTCTGGACAAATTCCATTTGTTCCTGAAACAATGACTCTAGTTTCTGACTGTGTAAAAGCTCAGACTAAACAATCTCTAGAAAATATTAAAGCTATACTTGAAGCTGCCGGATATACTTTTAAAGATGTAGTAAGAGCTGGAGTATTCATTAAAGATATGAATGATTTTGCAGCTGTAAATGAAGTTTATGCTGAATATCTTGGAGATGTAAAACCTGCAAGAGCATGTGTTGAAGTAGCTAGACTTCCAAAAGATGTAAAAGTTGAAATAGAAGTTATTGCTGTAAAATAG
- a CDS encoding putative PTS-dependent dihydroxyacetone kinase, dihydroxyacetone-binding subunit DhaK, whose translation MKKMINEPENIVEEMVNGMLKAYPEYLERVKDLPVIVRKNKKMGKVALISGGGSGHEPSHAGFVGYGMLDGAVAGEVFTSPSADKVYEAVKAVNNGAGVLLIIKNYSGDVMNFEMAAEMAAMEEIEVKKIVVDDDIAVENSTYTVGRRGIAGTVLVHKMVGAAAEKGYSLEELEVLGNKVISMTKTFGMALEPCMVPTTGKLSFELADDEVEIGLGIHGEPGTYREKIQSANVHIDYILEKIFKESNLKENDEVAVLVNGLGETTLMELFIINNRVFQVLEGKNIKVIDTIVGNYMTSLDMGGFSITLTKLDNEMKEFIKAKADTPAFKRF comes from the coding sequence ATGAAGAAAATGATTAATGAGCCAGAGAACATTGTAGAAGAAATGGTTAATGGAATGCTTAAAGCTTATCCAGAATATCTGGAAAGAGTAAAAGATTTACCAGTTATAGTAAGAAAAAATAAAAAAATGGGAAAAGTAGCTTTAATTAGTGGAGGAGGAAGTGGACATGAGCCTTCACATGCAGGATTTGTTGGTTATGGAATGCTTGATGGAGCAGTAGCAGGAGAAGTATTTACATCACCTAGTGCTGATAAAGTTTATGAAGCAGTAAAAGCTGTAAATAACGGAGCTGGAGTTCTATTGATAATAAAGAATTACAGTGGAGATGTAATGAATTTTGAGATGGCAGCTGAAATGGCAGCAATGGAAGAAATAGAAGTAAAAAAAATAGTAGTTGATGATGATATTGCTGTAGAGAATAGCACATATACTGTTGGAAGAAGAGGGATAGCTGGAACAGTTTTAGTACATAAAATGGTTGGAGCAGCAGCAGAAAAAGGATATTCTTTAGAAGAATTAGAAGTTTTAGGAAATAAAGTTATTAGCATGACAAAAACATTTGGAATGGCATTAGAACCATGTATGGTGCCAACTACTGGGAAATTAAGCTTTGAATTAGCTGATGATGAAGTAGAAATAGGACTTGGAATTCATGGAGAGCCTGGAACATACAGAGAAAAAATTCAATCAGCAAATGTTCATATAGATTATATTTTAGAAAAAATATTTAAAGAGTCTAATTTAAAAGAAAATGATGAAGTTGCTGTGTTGGTAAACGGGTTGGGAGAAACTACATTAATGGAACTTTTTATAATTAACAACAGAGTATTTCAAGTTTTAGAAGGAAAAAATATAAAAGTAATTGATACAATTGTTGGAAATTATATGACTTCTTTAGATATGGGTGGATTTTCAATAACTTTAACAAAATTAGACAATGAAATGAAAGAATTTATAAAAGCTAAAGCAGATACTCCAGCATTTAAAAGATTTTAG
- a CDS encoding membrane protein — protein sequence MLKELLTSEFIILACLCFIGAFIDSVAGGGGLISLPAYLASGLPPHIALGTNKLSGFFSGVGSSINYAKSGKVNWDLMKKLAPFSFVGAFIGVKLIIGTKPQYINYIVFTALIVVLAYTLTNKKMGHESTFTGLTKSNVTKGMIMAFVIGFYNGFLGPGTGSFLVFFMMKIFGYDFVEANGDSKILNLVGNFTSLLVFGISGKVYFLYGIPISIIMLLGAQCGSRCAISKGSKFIKPVFLIVTTVTALKMLKEMF from the coding sequence ATGCTGAAAGAGCTTTTAACTAGTGAATTTATTATTTTAGCCTGTTTATGTTTTATAGGAGCATTCATTGATTCAGTAGCAGGAGGGGGAGGATTAATTTCACTGCCAGCTTATTTAGCATCAGGATTACCACCTCATATTGCTCTAGGAACAAATAAATTATCAGGATTTTTTTCTGGTGTAGGAAGCAGCATAAATTATGCAAAATCTGGAAAAGTTAATTGGGATCTTATGAAAAAATTAGCTCCATTTTCGTTTGTAGGAGCATTTATTGGAGTAAAACTTATAATAGGAACAAAACCACAATATATTAATTATATAGTATTTACAGCTTTGATAGTAGTACTTGCATATACACTGACTAATAAAAAAATGGGTCATGAAAGTACATTTACAGGACTGACTAAATCAAATGTTACCAAAGGAATGATAATGGCTTTTGTTATAGGATTTTACAATGGATTTTTAGGACCTGGGACTGGATCATTTTTAGTATTTTTTATGATGAAAATATTTGGATATGATTTTGTAGAAGCTAATGGAGATTCCAAAATTTTAAATTTAGTTGGAAATTTTACAAGTCTTTTAGTTTTTGGAATCAGTGGAAAAGTATATTTTCTTTATGGTATACCTATTTCAATAATAATGCTGTTGGGAGCTCAATGTGGTTCAAGATGTGCAATAAGTAAGGGAAGCAAATTTATAAAACCTGTATTTCTTATCGTAACTACAGTAACTGCTTTAAAAATGTTAAAGGAAATGTTTTAA
- a CDS encoding putative PTS-dependent dihydroxyacetone kinase, phosphotransferase subunit DhaM: MVGMVIVSHSKKLANEIIELCNEMKKYDFPVVNGSGTSGNHLGSDPMIVKEAIESVYSEEGVLIFGDIGSSILNSEMAIEFLDEEYNRAKIKIADAPIVEGTLIAMAINDGKTSLEDILEELKDLKNFNKV, translated from the coding sequence GTGGTGGGAATGGTAATTGTATCTCATAGTAAAAAACTTGCTAATGAAATAATTGAACTGTGCAATGAGATGAAAAAGTATGACTTTCCTGTTGTAAATGGAAGTGGAACCTCAGGAAATCATTTAGGCTCAGATCCTATGATTGTTAAAGAAGCTATAGAAAGTGTCTATTCAGAGGAAGGAGTTTTAATCTTTGGTGATATAGGAAGTTCAATTTTAAATAGTGAAATGGCTATAGAATTTTTAGATGAGGAATATAATAGAGCTAAAATAAAAATAGCTGATGCACCTATAGTGGAAGGAACACTTATAGCTATGGCTATAAATGATGGAAAAACTTCCTTAGAAGACATATTGGAAGAATTGAAAGATTTGAAAAACTTTAATAAAGTCTAA
- a CDS encoding putative PTS-dependent dihydroxyacetone kinase, ADP-binding subunit DhaL, which yields MKLLEVIEKISEEIIKNKDYLTELDREIGDGDHGVNLARGFEKVKEELSNMQNMQSFEVFNKMAMILISSVGGASGALYGTALMKGAAYLKTKEEITPEIMAETWNEMIKGIEMRGKAVLGEKTMLDTQIPAYEAFKIKADAGANISECFEFAELKAKSGMEATKDIAATKGRASYLGERSIGHLDPGSVSSYLIIKTITDELKG from the coding sequence ATGAAATTATTGGAAGTAATAGAAAAGATAAGTGAAGAAATAATAAAAAATAAAGATTACCTTACAGAATTGGATAGAGAAATAGGAGATGGAGATCATGGTGTAAATCTTGCAAGAGGTTTTGAAAAGGTAAAAGAAGAACTTTCAAATATGCAAAATATGCAGTCTTTTGAGGTATTTAATAAAATGGCAATGATATTAATATCTAGTGTTGGAGGAGCATCAGGAGCTCTCTATGGAACTGCTCTGATGAAAGGAGCAGCTTATCTTAAAACTAAGGAAGAAATAACTCCAGAAATAATGGCTGAAACATGGAATGAAATGATAAAGGGAATAGAAATGAGAGGAAAGGCTGTATTAGGAGAAAAAACTATGCTGGATACTCAAATCCCTGCTTATGAAGCCTTTAAAATAAAAGCTGATGCTGGAGCAAATATCAGTGAATGTTTTGAATTTGCAGAACTTAAAGCAAAGTCTGGAATGGAGGCTACAAAAGACATAGCAGCTACAAAAGGAAGAGCAAGTTATCTGGGGGAAAGAAGTATAGGGCATCTTGATCCAGGTTCTGTTTCATCCTATTTAATTATAAAAACTATAACTGATGAATTGAAAGGATAG
- the amaB gene encoding N-carbamoyl-L-amino acid hydrolase has translation MNIGKEILDKLNILSKISEPSKGVTRLYLTKEYLEARNIIENWMKEIGLTTKIDGVGNLIGEYKSNNLKAKTLVMGSHQDSVEDGGKFDGILGVILPIVCIKNLLKKYEELNCNIKIISFAYEEGTTYGAACLTSKAIAGTFKESLLELEYKGKKLNDAMKKYGFDPQKIDECKFKREDIDTFLEVHIEQGPVLEYENLSVGIVTAIQSCNRYLINIKGQAGHSGTIPMKMRKDAVAVMAEIIYKSTKLAEELGEMVLTFGKISVIPGAVNVIPGETEFTIDIRAMKNKILIDTMKKIENIIKEVTESKKMVYSIKMTNEIMETACSSKVIKDLEKSFIRQNTPIFKLPSGAGHDAQEMANIADMGMLFVRCIDGISHNPIEDVREKDLDAAGNIIMDYIYNF, from the coding sequence TTGAATATAGGTAAAGAAATATTAGATAAATTAAATATATTAAGTAAGATAAGCGAACCATCTAAAGGAGTAACAAGACTATATCTGACAAAAGAATATTTAGAAGCCAGAAATATTATAGAAAATTGGATGAAAGAAATAGGGCTTACAACAAAAATAGATGGAGTAGGGAATCTTATTGGAGAATATAAAAGTAATAATTTAAAAGCAAAGACTCTTGTGATGGGATCACATCAAGACAGTGTAGAAGATGGAGGAAAATTTGATGGTATACTTGGAGTGATACTTCCAATAGTATGTATAAAAAATCTTCTTAAAAAATATGAAGAATTAAATTGTAATATAAAAATAATATCATTTGCATATGAGGAAGGAACCACTTATGGAGCAGCTTGCCTAACAAGCAAAGCAATAGCTGGAACTTTTAAAGAATCTCTTTTGGAATTGGAATATAAAGGAAAGAAACTTAATGATGCTATGAAAAAATATGGATTTGATCCTCAAAAAATAGATGAATGTAAATTTAAAAGAGAGGATATAGATACTTTTTTAGAAGTGCATATAGAGCAGGGACCAGTTTTAGAGTATGAGAATCTATCTGTAGGAATAGTAACTGCTATTCAATCTTGCAACAGGTATTTGATAAATATAAAAGGACAGGCAGGGCATTCAGGAACTATTCCTATGAAAATGAGAAAGGATGCAGTAGCTGTAATGGCTGAAATAATATATAAAAGTACAAAACTTGCAGAAGAACTGGGGGAAATGGTTTTAACTTTTGGAAAAATATCTGTTATTCCTGGAGCAGTAAATGTAATACCAGGAGAAACGGAATTCACAATAGATATAAGAGCAATGAAAAATAAGATATTAATAGATACTATGAAAAAAATAGAGAATATAATAAAAGAAGTAACTGAAAGTAAAAAAATGGTATATTCAATAAAAATGACTAATGAAATAATGGAAACAGCTTGTAGTTCAAAAGTAATAAAAGATTTAGAAAAAAGTTTTATAAGGCAGAATACTCCTATTTTTAAACTTCCAAGCGGAGCTGGACATGATGCACAAGAAATGGCAAATATTGCTGATATGGGAATGCTTTTTGTGAGATGCATAGATGGAATAAGTCATAATCCAATAGAAGATGTAAGAGAAAAAGATTTAGATGCTGCAGGAAATATAATCATGGATTATATTTATAATTTTTAA
- the lepA gene encoding elongation factor 4, translating to MLQKHKRNFSIIAHIDHGKSTIADRLLEFTGTVTKREMKEQLLDSMDLEREKGITIKAQAVTLYYKAKDGIEYELNLIDTPGHVDFIYEVSRSLAACEGALLVVDAAQGVEAQTLANVYLAIENNLEVVPVINKIDLPAADPEKVKHEIEDIIGLPADDAVMCSGKTGIGIDDLLEAIVAKVPAPAYDEEAPLKALIFDSKFDDYRGVITYVKVLDGSIKKGDKIKIWSTEKEFDVLEVGVFSPTMKSTEGLTSGSVGYIITGVKTIHDTRVGDTVTNAKEPCMFPLEGFKPAQSMVFAGIYPLFTDDYEDLRDALEKLQLNDASLTYVPETSLALGFGFRCGFLGLLHMEIIVERLRREYDIDLISTTPSVEYKVNMDKGNVLVIDNPCEFPDPGKGRLSVEEPFIRGKVIVPKEYVGNVMELCQEKRGIFIGMDFIDDTRSLLTYELPLAEIVIDFYDKLKSRTKGYASFEYELVGYKESDLVKVDILVSGKPVDAFSFIAHRDGAYSRGRAICEKLREVIPRQQFEIPIQAALGSKVIARETIKAFRKNVIAKCYGGDITRKKKLLEKQKEGKKRMKSIGNVEIPQEAFVSVLKLND from the coding sequence ATGTTGCAAAAGCATAAGAGAAACTTTTCAATAATTGCTCATATAGACCATGGTAAGTCAACAATAGCAGATAGATTGTTAGAATTTACAGGGACTGTGACTAAAAGAGAAATGAAAGAGCAGCTTCTTGACTCTATGGATTTGGAAAGAGAAAAGGGAATAACAATAAAGGCTCAAGCTGTTACTTTATACTATAAAGCAAAAGATGGGATAGAATATGAATTAAATCTTATAGATACTCCAGGGCATGTGGATTTTATTTATGAGGTATCTAGGTCGCTGGCAGCCTGTGAAGGGGCCCTTCTTGTAGTTGATGCAGCTCAGGGAGTAGAAGCTCAAACACTAGCCAATGTATATCTAGCCATAGAAAATAATCTGGAAGTAGTACCAGTAATTAATAAAATTGATCTTCCAGCAGCTGATCCAGAAAAAGTAAAACATGAGATAGAAGATATAATAGGCCTTCCAGCAGATGATGCTGTAATGTGTTCTGGAAAAACAGGTATAGGAATAGATGATTTATTAGAAGCAATAGTAGCTAAAGTACCAGCTCCAGCATATGATGAAGAAGCTCCATTAAAGGCATTGATTTTTGATTCTAAATTTGATGACTATAGAGGAGTTATTACATATGTAAAAGTTTTAGATGGGTCTATAAAAAAAGGAGATAAAATAAAAATCTGGTCTACTGAAAAAGAATTTGATGTATTAGAGGTTGGAGTATTTTCACCAACAATGAAATCAACAGAAGGACTTACTTCAGGATCAGTTGGATACATAATTACAGGTGTAAAAACTATTCATGATACGAGAGTTGGAGATACAGTAACTAATGCTAAAGAACCTTGTATGTTTCCATTGGAAGGATTTAAACCAGCTCAATCAATGGTATTTGCCGGAATTTATCCATTATTTACAGATGATTATGAAGATTTAAGAGATGCTCTTGAAAAATTACAGTTGAATGATGCTTCTCTTACATATGTACCAGAAACTTCACTAGCTCTAGGTTTTGGATTTAGATGTGGATTTTTAGGACTTTTGCATATGGAAATAATTGTTGAAAGATTAAGGAGAGAATATGACATAGATCTTATTTCAACAACTCCATCAGTTGAATATAAAGTTAATATGGATAAAGGGAATGTTCTTGTTATAGACAATCCTTGTGAATTTCCAGATCCTGGAAAAGGAAGATTATCTGTAGAGGAACCTTTCATAAGAGGAAAAGTAATAGTACCAAAAGAGTATGTAGGAAATGTAATGGAGCTTTGTCAGGAGAAAAGAGGAATTTTTATAGGTATGGACTTTATAGATGATACTAGATCACTTCTTACTTATGAATTGCCACTAGCTGAAATTGTAATTGATTTTTATGATAAATTAAAATCAAGAACTAAAGGTTATGCTTCATTTGAATATGAACTTGTAGGATATAAAGAATCAGACCTTGTAAAAGTTGATATACTTGTATCTGGTAAACCAGTAGATGCTTTTTCATTTATTGCTCATAGAGATGGGGCTTATTCTAGAGGAAGAGCTATTTGCGAAAAACTTAGAGAGGTTATACCAAGACAGCAATTTGAAATACCTATTCAGGCAGCCTTGGGATCAAAAGTTATAGCAAGAGAAACTATAAAGGCTTTTAGAAAGAACGTTATAGCTAAATGTTATGGTGGAGATATAACAAGAAAGAAAAAACTTCTTGAAAAGCAAAAAGAAGGAAAGAAAAGAATGAAGAGCATAGGAAATGTTGAAATTCCTCAGGAAGCATTCGTTTCAGTTCTTAAATTAAATGATTAA
- a CDS encoding acylglycerophosphoethanolamine acyltransferase encodes MLLKNKRFWPLFITQFFGAFNDNMLKTAIMAFITYNLTLNRDHEGMLLNFISILFILPFFFLSATAGQLADKYHRDKIAKILKCVEFILMILTAVAVFFKFYYGLIIILFFMSIQSAFFGPVKYSIIPQHLEECELIEGNAIIDGATYFSILMGTILGAHITSPNITVGILVFCSLLGMLSSFKIPSAPAPRPDLSMSFNIFKTIKLTLKKISEIRSIYITILGLSWFWALGAVILTQLYPMCSDLLGLSRNAVAVFMFIFSLGMAAGTFVCTKVMRGIVHPTFVPLSSIGIGIATFFLYLFTKDYITPDSQIRTVAFFKSIPGIKISFILFFLAFFGGMYIVPLNAFLQNKAPKKYLATIIAGNNIMNAVGIVIFSALVLGLFKIGFIISDIFFLISIICLCVSLYILTIIPDALPRSMAQSILSLIFKMEVTGLENYEKAGKRVLIIANHTSLLDGLLVASFMPEKLIFAINTTISKKWWIRIFKPVVKLYPIDPTNPLALKQLINELKNNEKCIIFPEGRITVTGSLMKVYEGAGVVALKANANILPIRIDGAQYSKFSYLKTKFKTKLFPRIKITMLPPTKIKLSEGDKGSAKREKIGDQLYEIMTSMIFKSSPVKENIFKSLLNAVKIHGKKHIIVEDIARQPMSYKNFILKSYVIGEAVKRNFKEKNIGLILPNSIINALVFFGLQSNGKIPAMINFTQGKSQILSCIKTAEISTVITAKRMIEMLQLEDLIKTLEENGVKIIYLEEFQAKINLSTKLSGFFNYFLKKIPQTNYNDPCTILFTSGSEGIPKAVLLSHENLQANRFQMSSLFSFTSQDIMFNALPMFHSFGLGVGTILPLLSGIKVFFYPSPVHYKIVPELVYDSNATILCGTDTFFNGYAKQANPYDFYNIKYAMVGAEKLKDSTYYQWMERFGVRVLEGYGVTEASPVIAVNTPMYQKRGSVGRLLPDIEYKLESVPGIEKGGRLWIKGKNIMLGYLKDGKIVQPEDGWYDTGDIVDIDENKFVTILGRAKRFAKIAGEMVSLTAVEEIINDYIKDFPSVVTSIPDEKKGEQLVLVTEKDNINSKEMLNYFKEKLYSELWVPKKIVTVDKLPLLGTGKIDYVKVKKIAEKQ; translated from the coding sequence ATGCTGTTAAAAAATAAAAGATTTTGGCCTTTATTTATAACTCAATTTTTTGGAGCTTTTAACGATAATATGTTAAAAACCGCTATCATGGCTTTTATTACTTATAATCTTACATTAAACAGAGATCATGAAGGAATGCTGCTGAATTTTATTTCTATTCTCTTCATTCTTCCTTTTTTCTTTTTATCTGCTACAGCTGGTCAGTTAGCTGATAAATACCACAGAGATAAAATTGCTAAAATTTTAAAATGTGTAGAATTTATACTGATGATTTTAACTGCTGTTGCTGTTTTTTTTAAGTTTTATTACGGACTTATCATTATACTATTTTTTATGAGTATACAGTCTGCTTTTTTTGGCCCTGTTAAATATTCCATTATTCCTCAGCATCTTGAAGAATGTGAATTAATAGAAGGAAATGCCATAATAGATGGAGCTACATATTTTTCAATATTAATGGGAACTATATTAGGAGCTCATATTACTTCTCCTAATATAACTGTTGGAATACTTGTATTCTGCTCTTTGCTTGGTATGCTCAGCAGTTTTAAAATACCATCTGCTCCAGCTCCAAGACCTGATTTATCCATGAGTTTCAACATATTTAAAACTATAAAGCTGACATTAAAAAAAATATCTGAAATAAGAAGTATTTATATAACTATTTTAGGGCTTTCATGGTTTTGGGCACTTGGTGCAGTTATTCTTACTCAGCTTTATCCTATGTGCAGTGATTTATTAGGACTTTCAAGAAATGCTGTTGCTGTATTTATGTTTATATTTTCTTTAGGTATGGCCGCTGGAACTTTTGTATGTACAAAAGTTATGAGAGGAATTGTCCATCCTACATTTGTTCCTTTAAGTTCTATTGGGATTGGGATTGCTACTTTTTTCCTTTATCTTTTTACTAAAGATTATATTACTCCTGACAGTCAAATAAGAACAGTTGCATTTTTTAAATCAATTCCAGGAATAAAAATATCTTTTATATTGTTTTTCCTTGCTTTTTTTGGTGGAATGTATATTGTTCCTTTAAATGCTTTTTTACAAAATAAAGCACCTAAAAAATATCTTGCTACTATCATAGCTGGAAATAATATAATGAATGCTGTTGGAATAGTAATTTTCTCTGCTCTTGTCCTTGGTCTTTTTAAGATAGGTTTTATTATATCAGATATATTTTTCTTAATATCTATCATTTGTCTATGTGTATCTCTGTATATACTTACTATTATTCCAGATGCTCTCCCTAGGTCTATGGCACAGAGTATTCTGTCTCTAATATTTAAAATGGAGGTTACTGGACTTGAAAATTATGAAAAAGCTGGAAAAAGAGTTCTTATAATAGCAAACCATACATCTTTATTAGATGGACTGCTTGTTGCTTCATTCATGCCAGAAAAATTGATATTTGCAATTAACACAACAATTTCTAAAAAATGGTGGATCAGAATATTTAAACCAGTGGTAAAGTTATATCCAATTGATCCTACAAACCCTTTGGCATTAAAACAGCTTATTAATGAATTAAAAAATAATGAAAAATGTATTATATTTCCAGAAGGAAGGATAACTGTAACAGGTTCTTTGATGAAAGTGTATGAAGGAGCTGGAGTTGTTGCTTTAAAAGCTAATGCTAATATTTTACCTATTAGAATAGATGGTGCTCAATATTCAAAATTTTCATATTTAAAAACTAAATTTAAAACTAAATTATTTCCTAGAATAAAGATTACTATGCTTCCACCAACTAAAATAAAATTATCTGAAGGAGATAAAGGAAGTGCAAAAAGGGAAAAAATTGGAGATCAACTTTATGAAATCATGACTTCTATGATTTTTAAATCTTCTCCAGTAAAAGAAAATATTTTCAAGTCATTATTAAATGCTGTTAAAATACATGGTAAAAAACATATAATTGTAGAAGATATTGCCAGACAACCAATGAGTTATAAAAACTTTATATTAAAATCATATGTTATTGGAGAAGCTGTAAAAAGAAATTTCAAAGAAAAAAATATTGGATTAATACTTCCCAATTCCATAATAAATGCTTTAGTTTTCTTTGGATTACAGTCTAATGGTAAAATTCCTGCTATGATTAACTTTACACAGGGAAAAAGCCAAATATTATCCTGTATAAAAACTGCTGAAATATCAACAGTCATCACAGCTAAAAGAATGATAGAAATGCTTCAATTAGAAGATCTTATTAAAACTTTAGAAGAAAATGGAGTAAAAATTATTTATTTAGAAGAATTTCAAGCAAAAATAAATCTGTCTACAAAATTATCTGGATTTTTTAATTACTTTTTGAAAAAAATTCCTCAAACAAATTATAATGATCCTTGTACTATTCTTTTCACATCAGGATCTGAAGGAATTCCAAAAGCTGTACTTTTAAGTCATGAAAATTTACAGGCAAACAGATTTCAAATGTCTTCATTATTTTCTTTCACAAGTCAGGATATTATGTTTAATGCACTTCCTATGTTCCATTCATTTGGACTTGGAGTTGGAACTATACTGCCGCTTCTTTCAGGAATAAAAGTATTCTTCTATCCTTCTCCTGTGCATTATAAGATAGTTCCAGAGTTAGTTTATGATTCTAATGCTACAATTTTATGTGGAACTGATACATTTTTTAATGGATATGCTAAACAGGCTAATCCTTATGATTTTTATAATATAAAATATGCAATGGTAGGAGCAGAGAAATTAAAAGATTCTACCTACTATCAATGGATGGAAAGATTTGGAGTAAGAGTCTTGGAAGGATATGGAGTAACAGAAGCCAGTCCAGTTATTGCTGTAAATACTCCTATGTATCAAAAAAGAGGAAGTGTTGGAAGGCTTTTACCTGATATAGAATATAAGCTTGAATCTGTTCCAGGAATAGAAAAAGGTGGACGATTATGGATAAAAGGTAAAAATATTATGCTTGGTTATCTAAAAGATGGAAAAATAGTTCAACCTGAAGATGGCTGGTATGATACTGGAGATATTGTAGATATTGATGAAAATAAATTTGTCACTATTTTGGGAAGAGCCAAAAGATTTGCTAAAATAGCTGGTGAAATGGTTTCTCTTACTGCTGTAGAAGAAATAATAAATGATTACATTAAAGACTTCCCTAGTGTTGTTACTTCTATTCCTGATGAAAAAAAAGGTGAACAGTTAGTTTTAGTTACAGAAAAAGATAATATCAACAGTAAAGAAATGTTAAATTATTTTAAGGAAAAGCTTTACAGTGAATTATGGGTGCCTAAAAAAATTGTTACAGTAGATAAATTGCCTTTACTTGGTACTGGAAAAATAGATTATGTAAAAGTTAAAAAAATAGCTGAAAAACAGTAG
- a CDS encoding lipid A biosynthesis lauroyl acyltransferase has product MIYRIQYWIIMFFRFIILLFPENTRFKFAEFLGWFGYKIVKKRREIALANLKLAFPEKSEEEREKIALESFKIMLKAFLCTLWFGKYLNEPGRVKIENIEILHKAAAENKGVVVSTLHLGNMEATVKAGEGYNITTVAKKQRNPYLDKFITESRKNDLNLTILKKSKRTSRELIERLNNKGIIALFSDHRDKGAIVNFFGESTKAPTGAVSIALKYDIPFVWGYNIMHKDNSCTIKVVEQVEFIKTDNFKEDVQVNTQLLITKMEEVIREYPEQWMWFHDRWNLYSQLHKKNKK; this is encoded by the coding sequence ATGATATATAGAATACAATATTGGATAATTATGTTTTTTAGATTTATTATCCTCCTCTTTCCTGAAAATACTAGATTTAAATTTGCAGAATTTTTAGGTTGGTTTGGATATAAAATAGTAAAAAAAAGAAGAGAAATAGCTCTTGCTAACCTTAAACTTGCTTTCCCAGAAAAGAGTGAAGAAGAAAGAGAAAAAATTGCTCTTGAATCTTTTAAAATAATGTTAAAAGCTTTTTTATGCACTTTATGGTTTGGAAAATATCTAAATGAACCTGGCAGAGTAAAAATTGAAAATATAGAAATTTTACATAAAGCTGCTGCTGAAAATAAAGGCGTTGTAGTTTCTACACTTCATTTAGGTAATATGGAAGCTACTGTAAAAGCTGGAGAAGGTTACAATATTACTACTGTTGCTAAAAAGCAAAGAAATCCATATCTTGATAAGTTTATAACTGAAAGTAGAAAAAATGATCTCAATCTTACAATTTTAAAAAAGAGTAAGAGAACAAGCAGAGAGCTTATAGAAAGACTCAACAATAAGGGAATAATTGCATTATTCAGTGACCATAGAGATAAAGGAGCCATTGTTAATTTCTTTGGAGAAAGCACTAAAGCTCCTACTGGTGCTGTTTCAATTGCATTAAAATATGATATTCCATTTGTATGGGGATATAACATTATGCACAAAGACAACTCTTGCACAATAAAAGTTGTAGAACAGGTAGAATTTATCAAAACTGATAATTTTAAAGAAGATGTGCAAGTAAATACACAGCTTCTTATAACTAAAATGGAAGAAGTAATCAGAGAATATCCAGAACAATGGATGTGGTTTCATGATAGATGGAATTTATACAGCCAGCTTCATAAAAAAAATAAAAAATAA